In Bombyx mori chromosome 11, ASM3026992v2, one genomic interval encodes:
- the LOC101747010 gene encoding zinc finger homeobox protein 3, translating to MPTPLQPGGPASGPPPERKRRRKRDDPQSSAALEPDDDDGDMSPEEEPRNAPAAPAAPTPAPSSAPAPTSPPAAPDAVDLTSRRDSPPLSSDVERFDGKIVYNPDGSAYIIEDPEMSEGETSLSELSKIEPGCIVDSRDSNVVEKQLEFPQIASAFYVSRNPSLYGALYGRLAVERARARPDAPVMHSYRVFSFRGGKDTPRPSSPLTECPVSVPVKPILMCFICKLSFGYAKSFVAHAQSDHSLSLLDSERDALSRENASAIIQCVGKDKEPLVSFLEPVGAAAPSRISASGSPANMSEYSNPSIDKRAEQMTSDRENDSMLPNGTCDDRRPSPNTWRPPRSIAESTMIPQHSLISVAHPHTINASVQPRASPNSSPPFQATPPAFLSGTTIGVCPDHLGGRPSGADCPKCELILNSGRLGGPLAGMHSRNSCKTLKCPKCNWHYKYQETLEIHMKEKHPEAETSCIYCIAGQPHPRLARGETYTCGYKPYRCEVCNYSTTTKGNLSIHMQSDKHLNNMQELQNGGNPGEGALPPAPQHTPPGGHKPPLPHHSPLGQKPKPTFRCDVCNYETNVARNLRIHMTSEKHTHNMLVLQQNVKHMQTLSALHHRQQSQQQLETLLHFHGGDAPPPNPEAALADMAYNQALMIQLMTGGPGPSPPELGAHLDVGLNPEAMEPPPEPADPEPERTFHCCICNCFSTDSLEALGHHLAQDRTKIREQEILALVAGHYVCKLCTYKTNLKANFQLHCKTDKHLQRLQHVNHVKEGGPRNEWKLKFCGAVGTGGAGVGGVQVRCCACDYYTNSAHKLQLHAAGARHEAAALLLRHLRECASRMPRERPRVYRCALCGFNAPHRLPLLQHVRSVKHLQMEQIHQLQRRSEGKDPTPDVAELFQVIPQPQELSYEQQDNDTKEPIDQKPELTQEQKMLRFLEHHHQQQQQQQLQTQQQNQQASNDRDEERETPGPHACPYCNYSCPSEARLHAHVTSVHADTARHFICPLCQDAFKDRPALERHVMQIHSVNSEGLQRLLLLVDQSHWLNGGTQQRDESRQGDEDREISSPRSEGSADGEMERCSTCSRTFRNVDELCQHQNETGHLELKQTPQGPGYVCWKKGCNRYFDAAHALQNHFREAHARNSIANMSVSEKHVYKYRCNQCSLAFKTVEKLQLHSQYHVIRDATKCVLCGRSFRSVLALQKHVETSHPELSEDELTAFKRSLASNPLMQAGQGTALDAATAELLRKEALRTPDDDLADMEDRDSSATVADESGHNDAENSDDSIIYKDQQFLEDYLNSQAMAEDSYNDPNRKYKCHRCKVAFTRQSYLTAHNKTLLHRKGEKLTYPMEKYLDPNRPFKCDVCKESFTQKNILLVHYNSVSHLHKLKRAMQEQQNNNNPPVSPGAGSAPSNLTLTPKSTSSEEDDRKRYKCNICKVAYTQGSNLDIHMRSVLHQTRAGKLQELAATGQVDLTRPLVEQPDRKDPAKILQDVLSPKNTSPSSTSSGGPRSSPPARPGSPRSPRAGNAACDRCHASFPTAELLDAHRASSCPFSDARAHSPLGEAEAAALDEMVAKGNPPKRNSQMYKQLLETFGFDLVMQYNENQRRKLQEEREIARAPSPPPPPPEEKPPDGENKSTCQHCNKEFSSVFVLKTHCEEVHKDKVPLEFLEQFAEQFKSEYERKSGAPNSPRAASPAPQGERSPSPRGDSSANYNENGNAAGEAQAGALLAAQVQEMQAALNMIQLQQQLGTIHPMVAQMLSLGLPLGLNVGALAAMNLQPPLVPIMMPPPPFDAMSFAHDAQLKQQQLIQQQQQANAAAGQKRARTRITDEQLKILRAHFDINNSPSDEAIAKMAQQSGLATKVIKHWFRNTLFKERQRNKDSPYNFNNPPSTTLNLEEYEKTGEAKVTPLDSSASSDEGKPPPEKKAKYEENNSINHQEVKSEPCDEPTMEEKFNSYDDRHQEDKSFVFPQAPSQSPAPISHPDNHHNISQPSSPTHISLNSLIQSQLDSIPATSIPQPPHPSMLPPKLNPNFTSPNSAPPNVLPLTPNRSLSPGRGPADFGLSGGNSNGSNSSGSSGKRANRTRFTDYQIKVLQEFFENNAYPKDDDLEYLSKLLGLSPRVIVVWFQNARQKARKVYENQPAADPPAGATDDANRFQRTPGLNYQCKKCQLVFQRYYELIRHQKTHCFKEEDAKRSAQAQAAAAQVAATLSSEDSNSSTVEHHNPLVPVSPAPPRTPTPAAPNYPVSPAPPTTLTPVTQLPHQTREEKDGNFQCDKCNLVFPRFDLWREHQLVHIMNPNLFPTYPPDSPFGILQQHAQLQQLNASLSNEEARHPLVAALNQQVVKRKFDEFEETDTGEQPKDKRLRTTILPEQLDYLYQKYQIESNPSRKMLENIAREVGLKKRVVQVWFQNTRARERKGQFRAHAQVINKRCPFCPALFKVKSALESHLSTKHADQCTRGEINVDALPDEELSTESTPSFGSQQSDRQQNFSQAGAPMLPPIFPPFHSDMEKFIKQYSEESMKRYVSELQAHAAAQQNGGSNDSSDRRPEHGKSEIPLDLSKPVDLSRPGSDADERSDTASETMEFYEEDEPSSPIMAGQPQTPRPPGKRYRTQMSSLQVKIMKSLFTDYKTPTMAECEALGREIGLPKRVVQVWFQNARAKEKKARLAAGLAEVSDAPPPEECRVCDFKYSHKYSVQDHVFTRGHIAAVRARLESGASVGDDSTFALMQMAARLDSGMGGELHNAFLRPQLAGNGSNGHPIAVQPQPQGLIVETGNGASVLQLPATTLEQIRHIATDPGASTLRLPPPATETPIGSRELDFDLCYVCKHCKVAFPSPAPLQIHQARSCYAGREATRGVIRVIQPALECRSCPGERFRTAMDFRRHAETETHIRNMGLPPPIPAQPEALTHEMEDVVNQITLLAARAAQDSAPKDPNANFCVPGPRFQPPGELPIASAGH from the exons ATGCCCACGCCGCTGCAGCCCGGCGGCCCCGCTAGCGGCCCGCCCCCGGAGCGCAAGCGGCGCCGCAAACGCGACGATCCACAGAGCTCAGCCGCGCTCGAACCAGACGACGACGACGGCGACATGAGCCCGGAAGAGGAGCCGCGCAACGCTCCAGCGGCACCGGCGGCGCCAACGCCGGCGCCCTCATCCGCCCCTGCGCCCACCTCACCGCCCGCCGCGCCCGATGCCGTGGACCTCACCTCCCGCCGTGACTCCCCGCCCCTCTCCTCAGACGTCGAACGATTTGATGGCAAAATTGTGTACAACCCCGACGGTTCCGCCTATATCATCGAAGATCCCGAAATGTCAGAGGGCGAAACAAGCTTATCGGAATTATCAAAAATTGAACCTGGGTGCATTGTCGATAGCCGTGATAGCAACGTCGTCGAAAAGCAGCTTGAATTTCCTCAAATAGCCAGTGCTTTCTATGTTTCAAGAAACCCATCGTTATACGGTGCACTTTATGGAAGACTGGCCGTTGAGAGAGCACGAGCCAGGCCTGACGCGCCTGTTATGCACAGCTATCGAGTGTTTAGTTTTAGAGGTGGAAAAGACACTCCTAGACCGTCATCCCCGCTAACTGAATGTCCAGTCAGCGTACCGGTCAAACCAATATTAATGTgctttatatgtaaattgaGTTTCGGCTACGCCAAGTCTTTTGTGGCGCATGCCCAATCAGATCACAGTTTATCGTTACTAGACTCTGAAAGGGACGCTTTATCGAGGGAAAATGCATCAGCAATTATTCAGTGCGTGGGGAAAGATAAAGAACCACTAGTCTCATTTTTAGAACCAGTAGGAGCTGCAGCCCCATCTCGCATTTCTGCTTCAGGTAGTCCTGCAAATATGTCAGAATATTCAAACCCTTCAATAGACAAACGAGCAGAACAAATGACGTCAGATAGAGAAAACGATTCAATGCTACCTAATGGCACATGTGATGATAGAAGGCCTAGTCCAAACACATGGAGACCACCAAGGTCAATAGCTGAATCAACAATGATTCCTCAACATTCCTTGATCTCTGTAGCACATCCTCATACGATTAACGCATCAGTTCAACCACGAGCGAGTCCGAATTCTTCTCCACCGTTCCAAGCCACTCCACCGGCTTTCCTATCTGGGACAACGATAGGAGTTTGTCCGGACCATCTAGGCGGGCGTCCATCTGGAGCCGATTGTCCGAAGtgcgaattaattttaaattcaggACGCTTAGGCGGTCCATTAGCAGGAATGCACAGTCGGAATTCCtgcaaaacattaaaatgtCCGAAATGTAACTGGCATTACAAATATCAAGAGACTTTAGAAATTCATATGAAGGAGAAACATCCCGAAGCCGAAACTAGCTGTATCTACTGCATAGCCGGACAACCACACCCGCGACTTGCCCGTGGTGAAACCTATACGTGCGGATACAAACCCTACAGATGCGAAGTGTGCAATTACTCTACAACTACCAAAGGTAATCTCAGTATACATATGCAATCGGATAAGCATCTTAATAATATGCAAGAACTACAAAACGGTGGTAACCCAGGCGAGGGAGCTTTACCACCTGCACCGCAACACACGCCTCCTGGTGGACACAAACCACCTCTGCCACACCATTCACCTCTTGGCCAAAAACCAAAACCGACCTTTCGTTGCGACGTATGCAACTATGAAACTAATGTGGCGCGCAACTTGAGAATACACATGACTTCCGAAAAACATACGCATAACATGTTGGTTTTACAGCAAAATGTTAAACATATGCAAACATTATCAGCGTTACATCATAGACAGCAGAGCCAACAACAGCTGGAGACTCTATTACATTTTCATGGAGGAGACGCGCCGCCTCCCAATCCAGAAGCTGCCCTCGCTGACATGGCTTACAATCAAGCGCTAATGATCCAACTGATGACTGGAGGTCCTGGACCGTCTCCTCCAGAATTAGGCGCACACCTTGACGTCGGCCTAAATCCTGAAGCCATGGAACCCCCACCGGAACCAGCAGACCCGGAACCGGAAAGGACCTTTCATTGTTGTATTTGCAATTGTTTCTCGACTGATTCTTTGGAAGCATTGGGACACCACTTAGCCCAAGATCGTACAAAAATCCGGGAACAAGAGATACTAGCACTAGTTGCGGGTCATTATGTCTGTAAGCTCTGCACTTACAAGACTAATTTGAAAGCGAATTTCCAGTTGCACTGCAAAACTGACAAGCATTTACAGCGGCTGCAGCACGTGAACCACGTTAAAGAAGGCGGCCCGAGAAACGAATGGAAATTGAAGTTCTGTGGGGCTGTGGGGACTGGTGGGGCGGGGGTCGGAGGGGTCCAGGTGCGGTGCTGCGCCTGCGACTACTACACTAATTCGGCCCACAAACTGCAACTCCACGCAGCAGGAGCTCGACACGAAGCCGCTGCTCTATTGTTGAGACATCTTCGGGAGTGCGCTTCGAGGATGCCACGGGAACGACCTCGCGTCTACCGCTGTGCTCTATGCGGCTTCAACGCTCCGCATCGACTTCCGCTGTTACAGCACGTGCGTTCGGTAAAACATCTACAGATGGAACAAATCCATCAGCTCCAACGACGCTCCGAAGGGAAAGACCCGACGCCTGACGTCGCTGAACTTTTCCAAGTCATACCTCAGCCCCAGGAGTTGTCCTATGAACAACAGGACAATG ACACCAAAGAGCCTATTGATCAGAAACCAGAACTGACCCAAGAACAGAAAATGTTGCGATTTCTCGAACATCACCATCAACAGCAGCAACAACAGCAACTTCAAACAcaacaacaaaatcaacaaGCCTCAAATGACAGAGACGAAGAAAGGGAAACTCCAGGACCTCACGCGTGTCCTTACTGTAATTACAGTTGCCCGAGTGAAGCTCGTCTACACGCTCATGTCACTTCCGTGCACGCTGACACTGCACGTCATTTTATTTGTCCTTTATGTCAAGATGCCTTCAAGGATCGACCTGCCCTAGAACGACATGTAATGCAAATTCATTCAGTCAATTCAGAAGGCTTACAGAGGCTACTGCTTTTAGTAGATCAAAGTCATTGGCTAAATGGTGGCACCCAGCAAAGGGATGAATCTCGACAGGGTGACGAAGATAGAGAAATATCATCTCCACGCTCAGAGGGTAGTGCTGATGGAGAGATGGAACGGTGCTCGACATGCAGCCGAACATTTAGAAATGTAGATGAATTATGTCAGCACCAAAATGAAACAGGACATTTAGAACTCAAGCAAACGCCTCAAGGGCCGGGCTACGTGTGCTGGAAGAAAGGATGCAATCGTTACTTTGATGCAGCCCACGCCTTGCAGAATCATTTTCGGGAAGCTCACGCACGAAACTCGATCGCTAACATGTCAGTATCAGAGAAACATGTTTACAAGTATCGTTGTAACCAATGCAGCTTGGCGTTTAAAACAGTGGAGAAACTACAACTGCATTCACAATATCATGTCATCAGAGATGCGACAAAGTGTGTGCTGTGCGGCAGAAGTTTTCGATCTGTACTCGCTCTTCAGAAGCACGTCGAAACTTCACATCCGGAACTATCCGAGGATGAGCTCACTGCTTTTAAACGTAGCTTAGCATCGAATCCATTGATGCAGGCCGGACAAGGCACCGCTCTCGATGCTGCTACTGCAGAGCTTCTCCGTAAAGAAGCCCTAAGAACACCAGACGACGATTTAGCTGATATGGAGGATAGAGATTCAAGTGCGACTGTGGCCGATGAATCCGGTCACAACGACGCTGAAAACTCTGATGATTCAATAATTTACAAAGATCAACAATTTTTGGAAGACTACCTAAACTCGCAAGCCATGGCTGAAGATTCATATAATGACCCGAACAGGAAATATAAGTGTCACCGATGCAAAGTGGCATTCACACGTCAGTCATATTTGACAGCTCACAACAAAACCTTACTGCACAGAAAAGGTGAAAAATTAACTTATCCAATGGAAAAATACCTTGATCCAAACAGACCTTTTAAATGCGATGTATGCAAAGAATCGTTTACTCAAAAGAATATCTTATTGGTACACTACAACAGCGTGAGCCATCTACATAAACTCAAACGGGCCATGCAAGAAcaacagaataataataatcctcCCGTATCGCCTGGAGCGGGTTCGGCGCCCTCTAATCTAACATTAACTCCCAAAAGTACTTCGAGTGAAGAAGACGATCGTAAACGTTACAAATGTAACATTTGCAAAGTAGCATATACTCAAGGCAGTAATCTCGACATACATATGAGATCAGTCTTACATCAGACAAGGGCTGGCAAGTTGCAAGAATTAGCCGCAACTGGACAAGTCGACTTGACACGACCATTAGTAGAGCAACCAGATAGAAAGGACCCCGCTAAAATTTTACAAGACGTGCTGTCGCCAAAAAATACATCCCCTTCGTCTACGAGCAGTGGGGGACCGCGATCTTCACCCCCCGCCCGGCCAGGTAGCCCTCGTTCCCCTCGCGCAGGTAACGCCGCGTGCGATCGGTGCCACGCGTCATTCCCGACTGCGGAGTTACTCGACGCACATCGTGCGTCTTCATGCCCGTTTAGCGATGCGCGGGCGCATTCGCCGTTAGGTGAGGCAGAAGCTGCGGCATTGGACGAAATGGTCGCAAAGGGCAATCCGCCCAAACGTAACTCGCAAATGTACAAACAACTCTTAGAAACCTTCGGATTCGACCTCGTCATGCAATACAATGAGAACCAGCGACGAAAGCTACAAGAGGAACGTGAAATCGCACGCGCGCCAAGTCCGCCGCCACCGCCACCTGAAGAAAAGCCGCCGGACGGTGAAAATAAATCGACATGTCAACATTGTAATAAAGAGTTTTCTAGTGTATTCGTTTTAAAAACACATTGTGAAGAAGTGCACAAGGATAAAGTGCCATTGGAGTTTTTGGAACAGTTCGCGGAACAATTTAAGTCGGaatatgaaagaaaatcagGTGCGCCAAACTCGCCGCGTGCTGCGTCTCCAGCACCGCAAGGTGAGAGGTCGCCGTCGCCGCGGGGTGACAGTAGTGCGAATTACAACGAGAACGGAAATGCGGCTGGTGAAGCGCAGGCCGGTGCGTTGCTAGCTGCTCAAGTGCAAGAGATGCAAGCAGCGCTGAACATGATCCAGTTACAACAGCAGCTGGGCACGATACATCCGATGGTCGCACAAATGCTATCTCTGGGATTGCCACTAGGATTGAATGTCGGGGCATTGGCTGCAATGAACCTGCAACCACCTCTGGTACCAATAATGATGCCACCTCCGCCCTTTGACGCGATGTCCTTCGCACACGACGCCCAACTCAAACAACAACAACTGATCCAGCAACAACAGCAG gcAAATGCTGCGGCTGGACAGAAGCGAGCCCGCACTCGTATCACAGACGAACAACTCAAGATTTTACGAGCACATTTCGACATAAATAACTCACCAAGCGATGAGGCCATCGCTAAAATGGCCCAACAATCTGGACTTGCCACTAAGGTAATCAAACACTGGTTCAGAAATACATTATTCAAAGAACGACAACGTAATAAAGATTCACCGTACAACTTCAATAATCCACCATCTACTACGTTAAATCTTGAAGAGTACGAGAAAACTGGCGAAGCAAAAGTTACTCCTCTTGATTCGTCTGCCAGCTCGGATGAAGGCAAACCGCCGCctgaaaaaaaagcaaaatatgaagaaaataaCTCTATAAATCATCAGGAAGTAAAATCTGAACCTTGTGATGAACCTACAATGgaagaaaaatttaattcatatgaTGATCGGCATCAAGAGgataaaagttttgtttttcctcaaGCACCTTCTCAAAGCCCAGCTCCGATAAGCCATCCTGATAATCATCATAATATTTCTCAACCATCGTCTCCAACACATATATCGTTGAATTCATTAATTCAATCGCAACTTGATTCAATACCAGCAACGAGTATACCGCAGCCACCACATCCGTCAATGTTGCCACCTAAGTTAAATCCAAATTTCACGTCCCCAAACTCCGCGCCCCCGAACGTCCTACCTTTGACCCCAAATCGCAGTCTGAGCCCCGGCAGGGGTCCAGCCGATTTCGGACTTTCCGGGGGCAACTCGAACGGATCCAACAGCTCGGGGTCTTCTGGCAAACGCGCCAACAGAACTAGATTCACTGATTACCAGATAAAAGTTCTTCaagaattttttgaaaataatgcatATCCCAAAGACGATGATTTAGAATATCTTTCTAAGTTGTTAGGACTGAGTCCGAGGGTCATTGTTGTTTGGTTTCAAAATGCTCGTCAAAAAGCAAGAAAAGTATACGAGAATCAACCTGCAGCGGATCCGCCGGCAGGAGCAACAGATGATGCTAATAGATTTCAGCGCACTCCCGGTCTTAACTATCAATGTAAAAAGTGCCAACTAGTGTTTCAACGATACTACGAACTAATAAGACATCAGAAAACGCATTGTTTTAAAGAAGAAGACGCCAAACGATCAGCGCAAGCTCAGGCTGCTGCAGCACAAGTAGCTGCAACATTGAGTAGTGAAGACTCCAATTCAAGCACCGTAGAACATCATAATCCTCTTGTACCAGTTTCACCTGCACCCCCTCGAACTCCCACTCCAGCTGCGCCTAATTACCCTGTATCTCCAGCGCCACCAACTACTTTAACTCCTGTAACTCAGTTACCACATCAAACTAGAGAAGAAAAAGATGGAAATTTTCAATGTGATAAATGCAACCTGGTCTTCCCTCGATTCGATTTATGGCGAGAACATCAACTGGTTCACATAATGAACCCAAATTTATTTCCTACTTATCCGCCAGACTCCCCTTTTGGGATCTTACAACAACATGCTCAACTTCAACAGTTAAATGCTTCGTTAAGCAATGAGGAGGCACGACACCCTTTAGTCGCAGCACTAAATCAACAAGTAGTGAAAAGAAAATTTGATGAATTTGAGGAAACAGATACTGGAGAGCAACCAAAAGACAAAAGATTAAGAACTACCATCTTGCCAGAACAGCTTGACTATCTCTATCAAAAATATCAAATTGAATCAAATCCTTCAAGGAAAATGCTTGAAAATATTGCACGTGAAGtgggtttaaaaaaaagagtggTACAGGTCTGGTTTCAAAACACCAGAGCCCGGGAAAGAAAAGGGCAATTCCGGGCTCATGCccaagttataaataaaagatgtcCATTTTGTCCAGCTTTGTTTAAAGTGAAAAGCGCGTTAGAAAGCCATTTAAGTACGAAGCATGCTGATCAGTGCACACGAGGCGAAATTAACGTAGACGCACTACCAGACGAAGAACTTAGTACGGAGTCCACGCCAAGTTTTGGTTCTCAACAAAGTGACAGGCAGCAAAATTTTTCCCAAGCGGGGGCTCCCATGTTGCCCCCTATTTTCCCGCCTTTTCATTCAGACATGGAGAAATTTATCAAACAGTACAGTGAAGAATCGATGAAACGTTACGTGAGCGAATTACAAGCTCATGCCGCTGCCCAACAGAACGGTGGAAGCAACGACTCCTCCGATAGACGCCCAGAACATGGAAAATCAGAGATCCCTTTAGATCTCAGTAAGCCTGTGGATTTATCACGACCTGGGTCCGACGCAGATGAGCGTTCAGATACTGCCTCCGAAACAATGGAATTCTATGAAGAAGACGAACCCTCATCGCCTATCATGGCCGGTCAACCACAAACACCTCGTCCACCCGGTAAACGATATCGTACTCAGATGTCATCCTTACAAGTGAAAATCATGAAGTCACTGTTCACGGATTACAAAACGCCGACGATGGCCGAGTGTGAGGCGTTAGGTCGCGAAATAGGCTTACCAAAACGAGTGGTACAAGTTTGGTTTCAAAACGCACGTGCCAAAGAAAAAAAGGCGCGCCTAGCTGCTGGATTGGCGGAAGTATCTGATGCACCTCCCCCGGAAGAATGTCGCGTGTGTGATTTTAAATATAGCCACAAGTATTCGGTTCAAGATCACGTGTTTACACGGGGTCACATCGCGGCGGTACGAGCGCGATTGGAAAGCGGCGCCAGTGTCGGTGACGACAGCACGTTCGCACTGATGCAAATGGCAGCGCGTCTTGACAGCGGCATGGGCGGAGAGCTTCACAACGCGTTCCTGCGGCCGCAACTCGCCGGCAACG